The sequence TAATTGCTCTTCACTATTTCTTTTTTGCTGTCATTTCTTCTACTTCAAGCGAATAAACTAATGTTCTACTAATTGCAGCAGGATTAAAATATGTATCTTCGTTTTTATGATAATGTCTCATAAGTTTTTTTAATGCATTTATTTTTTCATCTTCAGATAAAATTTTTATTTTTCCTCTTCCGATAACACTTTCATAAGACATTGTACAATATCCTTTTTCTTCATAATATTGAAGTTTATGCTTAGTATCCATTTCAAATGAAACACGATTATCCCTTTTCATAATATCAACCTTAGTTCCTTCTAAAGCACTATGAAAATAAAATATAATTTTATTTTCATTAATTTCAAATCCAAAATTTAAAGGTAATATATATGGGTAATCACCATTATTAAAAGCTAATCTTATAACATCACATCTTTTTATAATATCAATTATTTCTTCTTTACTCTTTATTTCTCTATCTGCTTTTCTCATATACAATATTCTCCCTTTTATTTAATGAATTTTTTGATGTAAAGAGTTTTAAAAAGTTTTTATATTTATCTTTTATTTTTTAATAAAAAAGGATTTAGAGCTAGTGATAACTTTAAATCCTTTTAAACACTTTAAAACATTTAATTCTTATTTTTTCTTAGTTGCTTTTTTAGCGCCTTTTTGTCCAGCTACTTTGTCAGCTAAAGGTTTTCCAACTTTAAACTTAACAACTTTTTTAGCTTCAACTTTGATCATTTTTCCAGTTTGAGGGTTTTTAACTTCTCTCGCACTTCTTTCTTTTACTTCCCAAGAACCAAATCCTATAAATCTTACTCCATCACCTTTTAGTAAAGCATTTTCTACAGTTTCTAAGAAAGCGTTTACTAATCTTTCAGAATCTTTAATTTTTAGTTCTCCTTTTTCAGCAAATGCATTTACAAATTCCTTTTTTGTCATTTAAATACCTCCATATATTTTATAAAAGTTAAATATTTTGAACAAGAGAAGTTAATTTCTCTACCTTTCTTTCGCATTCTACTATAAAAATTCTTTAATGTCAAGAAAAAATATTATATTTCAATATTTTTTTTATAAATTCATTATACAAGTAAGTGAAGTAAACATATTGCACCAATAAAAAGCAAAGTTATGTTAATTTTTTTGAAATCTCCTACTAATATATGAACAATTAAATATGATAAAAATCCTAATGCTAATCCTGTACTTATACTGTAAGTTAAAGGCATAGTAAATATTGTAATAAAAGCTGGAAATAAAATTTTAAAATCAGAGAAATCAAGTGCTGCCACTTGTCTAAACATAAATATTCCAACTATTATTAATGCTGGTGCTGTTGCATAACCTGGCACTATACTAATAAGTGGAGTAAAAAATAATGATAATAAGAAACCTAAAGCTGTTACTGTTGTAGCAAGTCCTGTTCTAGCTCCTGCTACAATCCCAGCAGCAGATTCAACATAAGCTGTTACTGTTGATGTTCCTATTGAAGCTCCCATTATTGTTGAAGCAGCATCTGTATACAGCATTCTTCCAAGATTTTTTATTTCACCTTTTTCATTTACAAGCCCCATTTCTTTTGAACAACTCATAAGAGTTCCTAATGAGTCAAATAAATCAACAAACATAAATGAGAATATTGGACCTATTAATGATAATTTCATTGCAGATAAAATATCCAATTTAAACATAATAGAGGCTGGACTAGGTGGTAAAGAAATTATTTTTTCTGGTAGAGATACATCTCCTATAATAATTCCTAATATAGTTGTTACAATAATTCCTAAAAGTATTCCACCTTTCATTCTTTTTATTTCCATTATAGCAATAATAAAAAGTCCAATTATAGAGACACAAGTAGTTTTTGTAAATTCACCAAGCCCTACATAAGTAGCTTGATTTTCAACAACTATTCCCATAGATTTAAGTCCTATAAATGCTATAAATAATCCTATTCCTCCTCCAACTGCTAATCTTAGTGGTACTGGTATAGAGTTAGCTATTTTTTCTCTAATACCGCCTATTGCTAAAATTAGAAAGAAACACCCTGATAAAAATACTATTCCTAATGCAGTTTGCCAAGGAATTTGCTTTTCTAATGTTAATGTATAAGTAAAGAAAGCATTAAGTCCCATACCTGGTGCAAGTGCAATAGGTGAATTTGCCCATACTCCTGCTATAATTGTTCCTATAAAAGAAGCTAAACAAGTAACTGTTATTAGAGCTCCCTTATCCATTCCAGAAAGTGATAAGATAGATGGATTTACAATTATTATATAAGCCATTGCTAAAAATGTTGTAATTCCTCCCATAACTTCTCTTGAAACAGTACTATCCCTTTCAGTTATTCTAAAATACCCATCCAAAAAACTCATTTTTCCCTCCTGCAATAATGTTATAAATATATATTAGTTAAATTAAAAAGAAATTTGGTATTTCTAATTTAATTTCTAAATTATATAAATCTATTTTTAAATAATAAGAAAATAAATACATCATATCTTCCCTCTCATCTTTTCCATATTTTGTATCCCCTACAATATTATTTCCAATATGGTTTAACTGTGCTCTCAACTGATGTGTTCTTCCTGTTTTAAGTTCAGCTTCCAGTAAAGTGTACTTATTATGTTCTTTTATTTTCTTAAAATATGTTATAGATTTTTTATATCCCTCTTTTTCAATATCTGATACTATAACCTTTTCTTCATCTTTTTTCAAGTAATTTTCCAAAATAAAATTATCTTTTTCTATTTTTCCATTTACCAAGATATAATATCTTTTTATTATATTATCAGCTTGAATTTCTTTTGCTACTTCCCTAGCTGTTTTTATATTTTTAGCTCCAATAATTAAGCCAGATGTTAATTTATCTATACGATTCACAAAATTTATATTATTGTTTGAATAATAACTTCTAAACTCTTCAAGTAAAGAAATATCATGTCCACTACCTTTATGAACAACATCTCCCAATAATTTATTTATTACAAATAAATTTTCGTTTTCAAAAACTATCATTTCTTTTAATTTTTCTTTTCTCTCTTGACTAAGTTCAATAAATTTCTCTTCATTATTCTCTTTAAAATTTTCAGGTAAAAATATAAATACAACATCTCCCAAAACCAATCTATAATCTTGGGAGATCTTTTTATTATTAACCTTTATTTTGCCTTTTCTTAACATTTTATAGATTTCAGAAAGGTTTATATTTTTCAAGTGTTTTCTTAAAAATCTATCCACTCTAACCTTTTCATATTCTTCATCAATTATGTATTCTATCATTATTTGCTTCCTCTATGAATTCTTACACTTTGAACAACTCCAAGTATTAAAAATGAAAACACTAATGAACTTCCTCCATAACTCATTAAAAGTAATGGTAGTCCAGTTACTGGCATAATTCCCATTATCATTCCCATATTTACAAATATATGGAAAAAGAAAATAGTTGCTATACCATAACATATATATCTTCCAAACTTATCTTCTGTTGTATCAGCTATATAAATAATCTGAACCAAAAGTACTATATAAATAAGAAGTAGCATACTTCCTCCTAAAAAACCTCTTTCTTCAAGAAAAACAGAACCTATAAAATCTGTATGAGATTCAGGAAGATATTTTAATTTTCCTTGTGTATTATTTAAAAATCCTTTACCAAATATTTTTCCTGAACCAATGGCAATTTTTGATTGTGTTATATTCCAACCAGTTCCTAAAGCATCAAGTTCTGGATTTAAAAAAGTATCTATTCTATCTTTTTGATAACCTTTTAATAAAAATTTATATGAGATTGGTATAAATGCTGCTATTGTGAAAAAAACTGTAGCTATACACTTCCATTCAAGTTTATTTAAAAAAAGTAACATTCCATATATTAAAATAATAACTAATGAAGTTCCTAAATCTGGCTCAATAGCAATCAAGAAAAATACAGGAAATATGTGTAAAAAACTCATAAACATTGCTCTAAAACCTGTATATCTATCTGAATAATTATTGATAAGATATGCTGAAAAAGTAAAAATCAAAAATAATTTTGAAAACTCAGAAGGTTGCAAAGCTAATGGTCCTAAATCTATCCACCTTTTAGCTCCTAGTCTTGATGTTCCAATAACTAATACAGATAATAGCATAAGTATATTAAAAATATAAATTGCTGTCGCATACTTATAGTATTTTCTATAATCAACTAGAGATACTCCAATAAATACAAAAATACTAATAATAAACCAAACTATTTCCTTTAAAAAGAAAGGTTCACTTTTAGTAATTGTTGCACTATATATAGTAGATAAACTTATAATAAAAAGTAACAATATATTAACAATAAAAAATACACTAAATTTTGATATTTTTTTTAAGTAAATATTATTTTGCATAGTTCTTTAAAATCTCCATTTATTTTCCAGTATGTCCAAATCCACTCTCACCACGTTCAGTACTATCTAATTCTTCAACTTCAACAAATTCAATTTGCTCTATTTTATTTAAAACAAATTGCCCTATCCTTTCATTTGGTTCAATAGTATAAGCTTCATTGCTTAAATTAACCACTATAACTTTTAATTCTCCTCTATAATCACTGTCAACAGTTCCTGGTGTATTAAGCATAGTTATACCATGTTTAATTGCCAGTCCACTTCTTGGTCTAACTTGAATTTCATAGCCTTCTGGAATCGCAACTTTTAGTCCAGTAGGAACTAAAATTCTTTCCAATGATTTTAATGTTATAGACTCTTTTATATTTGCTCTAACATCCATTCCAGCAGAACCTTCTGTTTCATACTTAGGTAGTTCTACACCTTCTTCTCTAATAACTTTTACTTGTACTTTTTTCATTTTATATATCTCCTACTATTGTTTGTGAATAAAATTGTTCATCAAATAAAAATTCTGCAGCTTTTTTAATATCTTTTAAAGTTACTTTTTCTATATCTTCTCTAACCTTATCAAGACTTATAATTTTTCCATAAATAATATATGTAGAGGCTAATCTATTCATTCTTGAACTTGTGCTTTCTAAACTAAATGTAAAAGCACTTTCATATTTATTCTTAGCTTTTCTTAGCTCTCTTTCTGATATACCATTTTCTTTAATATTTTTAAACTCTTCTTTTATAAGTTTTATAACTTCTTTATAGTCTTCTTTTGTAGTTCCAACATATACAGAAAGTAATCCACAATTCTCAAATCTTGTAAGATAAGTATAAACTGAATAAGCAAGTCCTCTTTCTTCTCTTATTTTTTGAAATAGTCTTGAACTCATTCCTTCACCTAAAACATTTGAAATTATTGCTGCTGGATATCTTAGTTCTGACTTTGAAGAAACTCCTCTTGTAGTAAAACAAAGATGTATTTGATTTGAAGGTTTCTTAACAACTTTCTTACCTTTTTTTATTTCATAAGATAAATCTAACACTTCTTCTTTTTTAGTTTTTCTAAAATTTTTCATTTTTTTGTTTAATTCTTTATATAGATATTTTTCATCTATATTTCCAGATGCAACAATAACTAAATTTTCAGCTACATAATATTTTTCTAAATAATTTAAAATTGCTTTTCTGTTTATCTTTTTTAAACTTGCAACTGTACCAGATATTGAATTTGAATGTACTCCTCTTAAAGCATATTCAACATTTTTTTCATGTACTATTTCTTCAGGAATATCTTCATACATTTTTATTTCTTCTATGATCACATTTCTTTCTTTTTCTATACTTTCTTCATCAAAATTTGAGTTAAGTAACATATCAGTAAGAACATCAATAGCTATATCAATTTTTGAAGATAAAAGCTTTATATAGTAACAAGTCAAATCTCTTGAAGTAAAGGCATTTAAAATTCCTCCTTCAAAATCAACAAATTCAGAAATTTCTTTTGCTGTTCTATTCTTTGTTCCTTTAAACATTAAATGCTCTATAAAGTGTGAAATCCCACTTTCTTTTTTAGTTTCATTCATAGCACCTGTCTTAACAAAAAATCCCATACTAAATGTACTCATATCTGGTAATTTTTCTGTTATTAATGTTATTCCATTATCAAGTTTCTTTAATTTAATATTCTCCAAAATTTTCTCCCCTCTATTTTAATATTCTGCTCTATTCATAAAATATATACCTATTATTAGATATAAAATATTAGGTACCCAACTTGCTATAAATGGATTTAATATTCCATTTAAACTCATAGCTTCAAATGCCCCTGATACTAAATAATAACCATAACCTGCAACAACACAAATAACTAAATTCATTGTTGTTCTTCCACCTCTAACATACTTACTACTCACTGAAAGTCCAATAAATGCAACTATAAAACTAGCAAATGGAAAAGAGTATCTCTTAGCAAGTTCTGCAAGATATATTCTTGTATCTTCACCTATATTTTTTTGCTC is a genomic window of Fusobacterium nucleatum containing:
- a CDS encoding pyridoxamine 5'-phosphate oxidase family protein, yielding MRKADREIKSKEEIIDIIKRCDVIRLAFNNGDYPYILPLNFGFEINENKIIFYFHSALEGTKVDIMKRDNRVSFEMDTKHKLQYYEEKGYCTMSYESVIGRGKIKILSEDEKINALKKLMRHYHKNEDTYFNPAAISRTLVYSLEVEEMTAKKK
- a CDS encoding HU family DNA-binding protein, whose protein sequence is MTKKEFVNAFAEKGELKIKDSERLVNAFLETVENALLKGDGVRFIGFGSWEVKERSAREVKNPQTGKMIKVEAKKVVKFKVGKPLADKVAGQKGAKKATKKK
- a CDS encoding NCS2 family permease is translated as MSFLDGYFRITERDSTVSREVMGGITTFLAMAYIIIVNPSILSLSGMDKGALITVTCLASFIGTIIAGVWANSPIALAPGMGLNAFFTYTLTLEKQIPWQTALGIVFLSGCFFLILAIGGIREKIANSIPVPLRLAVGGGIGLFIAFIGLKSMGIVVENQATYVGLGEFTKTTCVSIIGLFIIAIMEIKRMKGGILLGIIVTTILGIIIGDVSLPEKIISLPPSPASIMFKLDILSAMKLSLIGPIFSFMFVDLFDSLGTLMSCSKEMGLVNEKGEIKNLGRMLYTDAASTIMGASIGTSTVTAYVESAAGIVAGARTGLATTVTALGFLLSLFFTPLISIVPGYATAPALIIVGIFMFRQVAALDFSDFKILFPAFITIFTMPLTYSISTGLALGFLSYLIVHILVGDFKKINITLLFIGAICLLHLLV
- a CDS encoding RluA family pseudouridine synthase — its product is MIEYIIDEEYEKVRVDRFLRKHLKNINLSEIYKMLRKGKIKVNNKKISQDYRLVLGDVVFIFLPENFKENNEEKFIELSQERKEKLKEMIVFENENLFVINKLLGDVVHKGSGHDISLLEEFRSYYSNNNINFVNRIDKLTSGLIIGAKNIKTAREVAKEIQADNIIKRYYILVNGKIEKDNFILENYLKKDEEKVIVSDIEKEGYKKSITYFKKIKEHNKYTLLEAELKTGRTHQLRAQLNHIGNNIVGDTKYGKDEREDMMYLFSYYLKIDLYNLEIKLEIPNFFLI
- the rodA gene encoding rod shape-determining protein RodA, translated to MQNNIYLKKISKFSVFFIVNILLLFIISLSTIYSATITKSEPFFLKEIVWFIISIFVFIGVSLVDYRKYYKYATAIYIFNILMLLSVLVIGTSRLGAKRWIDLGPLALQPSEFSKLFLIFTFSAYLINNYSDRYTGFRAMFMSFLHIFPVFFLIAIEPDLGTSLVIILIYGMLLFLNKLEWKCIATVFFTIAAFIPISYKFLLKGYQKDRIDTFLNPELDALGTGWNITQSKIAIGSGKIFGKGFLNNTQGKLKYLPESHTDFIGSVFLEERGFLGGSMLLLIYIVLLVQIIYIADTTEDKFGRYICYGIATIFFFHIFVNMGMIMGIMPVTGLPLLLMSYGGSSLVFSFLILGVVQSVRIHRGSK
- the dut gene encoding dUTP diphosphatase translates to MKKVQVKVIREEGVELPKYETEGSAGMDVRANIKESITLKSLERILVPTGLKVAIPEGYEIQVRPRSGLAIKHGITMLNTPGTVDSDYRGELKVIVVNLSNEAYTIEPNERIGQFVLNKIEQIEFVEVEELDSTERGESGFGHTGK
- a CDS encoding M16 family metallopeptidase, with amino-acid sequence MENIKLKKLDNGITLITEKLPDMSTFSMGFFVKTGAMNETKKESGISHFIEHLMFKGTKNRTAKEISEFVDFEGGILNAFTSRDLTCYYIKLLSSKIDIAIDVLTDMLLNSNFDEESIEKERNVIIEEIKMYEDIPEEIVHEKNVEYALRGVHSNSISGTVASLKKINRKAILNYLEKYYVAENLVIVASGNIDEKYLYKELNKKMKNFRKTKKEEVLDLSYEIKKGKKVVKKPSNQIHLCFTTRGVSSKSELRYPAAIISNVLGEGMSSRLFQKIREERGLAYSVYTYLTRFENCGLLSVYVGTTKEDYKEVIKLIKEEFKNIKENGISERELRKAKNKYESAFTFSLESTSSRMNRLASTYIIYGKIISLDKVREDIEKVTLKDIKKAAEFLFDEQFYSQTIVGDI